A region of Nakaseomyces glabratus chromosome E, complete sequence DNA encodes the following proteins:
- the ADR1 gene encoding DNA-binding transcription factor ADR1 (CAGL0E04884g~Ortholog(s) have RNA polymerase II activating transcription factor binding, RNA polymerase II core promoter proximal region sequence-specific DNA binding and TFIIB-class transcription factor binding, more), which yields MAQTMELNAHMSSKVNKELPSIPEHLKYKGFTPSGKPRLFVCQTCTRAFARQEHLTRHERSHTKEKPYCCGICDRRFTRRDLLLRHAHKVHGGNCGESLLRKKRSKRMSSKQMSNSNGPLQQSPGSLPTENHSNDKIIANGDPLVAFEAGSTDVNSRKRKKKNEFLERTKKMATPTLMRRASFSAQSAENYAKPLGRSQMRGPARRPSSRLTNVSNSSSLTNANAHNSNSMFPELNTHHPVDNVEFSTPQLLPVDFGNALTFNEMDFFSLDEENEGSVDFSIEDFNSFQYQGGENNKTLNEANNGPHVHNKVDEQAVDFDFLKSPFNKYNDPLSSDVHLDVDDKPRNNIPRINENSILDQFHKNLLYSSSSNPEISRSESSPSSSVTMPNELPDLNNHVPITQGGAGTPGYSPFSVNSFGRENTSQKSKTNGKSSGLANNNNNILHTKSLFTHHKRNNESLKEATLSGSTENSPHENGYGDYSNVDKLINTTTTPGFVATSVSPNKISSHLHGQHSDYLPNEVDSNPEVFDDNISPKQGDYNTKPSYIDNIQKLTSRKNSLFGNIYNKSPAEILRKESATPDTHSVTPQYITEINEITSFNKDLQSIFNDFMKEEEKDIIYGKQNGDLFNLLVNGEGTKTTNNLGGQLQTNFSEIENLSANGPIHDANNNYTFYGLDYLGAANITKSSPPESGSNMKRCKLFTTKLRILCHSALKFYDLNCSNSTLSKNSSDTMLFSKQILLPSANELNECISLFQENFLSHHPFIHQDILNLDIDSLRKYVYENEEFKSELDDCWNIDFDGSTNVHDIPIGSNKQAMGIASLVCLPLFMATCGSIYKNDNNFKTMELYEASRRVLHVYLETKKQEQISIQKDPTVSLIMKRKMQNQQHHVWLIQSLILSIIFAFFADYLDTIDTQLVVRQVAAICSIIKSNILADITYSSNQTSSFDSSFKYILYETKIRTVLMAYKFSQLLTIYYNMDCTSYFDEHTVEQLTIPDDEYKWQTQRLFQDNSFIDANVPMTSSHSADKSSAINLNQGSSKSLLELQSGGKYQKQHTVSFKQFYDSFAFNNRGLHAIPEYLAINMVLYEYSIRNHSKFHVFLTRLDNKKLEANIPAPPFLANEEQMAFSGKKAKILIKDAIALRNYLMSMKVFNDVDKSFANKICKTGLKEIFYEFLYSDQNNLLTHGSYNLMTDFLIALNFAIKNLTRLVKYKRKGSDELEFDKNKFSIFNLQAYYYDFLTVIKFIMDFERTPNFKLLSIFTELRKLADCVFIPLLNEFYSIEFTQYTAVIPEQSFNNKKATDDLPHILERLEKMIGNVLVYSFNDNSFLNMFDDKVQNEFQFNPMSNLQHFLKSPKINDSQLINSNRDDGQKEHINNGEPFDDTSINHTKSSVNLVLRHQQLQQQHAESTDSDSSLRMRTHKQGFAERYQLSAKFASIGKCVFKLVKEDFCNAHILDKMSNDYSELCKLLEKEVYKFDLSGLEIDSRKDNPIHYDVKF from the coding sequence ATGGCGCAGACTATGGAGTTAAACGCACACATGAGCTCAAAGGTGAACAAGGAGCTGCCTTCCATTCCGGAGCACCTGAAGTACAAGGGTTTCACGCCGAGCGGGAAACCCCGGCTTTTTGTGTGTCAGACATGCACAAGGGCGTTTGCCCGGCAGGAGCATCTGACCAGGCACGAGCGCTCACACACGAAGGAGAAGCCTTACTGCTGTGGAATTTGCGACAGGCGCTTCACAAGAAGGGACCTGCTGCTGAGACACGCACATAAGGTGCACGGGGGCAACTGTGGGGAGAGTCTGTTACGGAAGAAGAGAAGCAAGAGAATGTCCTCTAAGCAGATGTCGAACTCGAACGGCCCTTTGCAACAGTCACCGGGCTCACTTCCCACTGAAAACCACAGTAATGACAAAATAATCGCCAATGGAGACCCACTGGTGGCATTTGAAGCAGGAAGCACAGATGTTAATTCcagaaagaggaagaaaaagaacGAATTTTTGGAGAGAACCAAAAAAATGGCTACGCCAACCCTTATGAGAAGAGCATCATTCAGCGCCCAGTCTGCAGAGAATTATGCTAAACCGCTAGGCAGGTCCCAAATGCGCGGGCCCGCAAGGAGACCGTCTTCCCGTTTGACAAATGTCTCTAACAGCAGTAGTCTCACTAACGCTAATGCTCATAATAGTAATAGCATGTTTCCCGAGTTGAATACTCACCACCCGGTCGATAATGTGGAATTTTCAACACCGCAACTTTTACCAGTCGATTTCGGGAATGCACTAACCTTCAATGAAATGgattttttctctctcgATGAAGAGAATGAGGGCTCTGTAGATTTCAGCATAGAAGACTTCAACAGCTTTCAATATCAAGGAGGTGAGAATAACAAAACCCTTAACGAAGCAAATAACGGACCACATGTACATAATAAAGTGGATGAACAAGCAGTAGATTTTGACTTCTTAAAATCTCCgttcaataaatataatgatCCTCTATCCTCAGATGTTCATCTAGACGTGGATGACAAACCTCGCAATAATATTCCAAgaataaatgaaaactCTATCTTGGACCAATTTCAcaaaaatttattatattccTCATCATCGAACCCAGAGATTTCTCGAAGTGAATCCTCTCCAAGCTCTTCTGTGACAATGCCAAATGAGTTACCTGACTTGAATAATCATGTTCCAATTACACAAGGAGGTGCAGGCACACCTGGATATTCACCATTTTCAGTTAATAGTTTTGGTAGGGAAAATACCTCTCAAAAAAGTAAGACCAACGGAAAGTCTTCGGGACTAgcaaataacaataacaatattcTACATACAAAGTCATTGTTTACTCACCACAAAAGGAATAATGAGAGCCTCAAAGAAGCAACTCTATCAGGCTCAACCGAAAATTCACCTCATGAGAATGGATATGGTGATTATTCCAATGTTGATAAACTCATTAATACGACAACCACACCAGGTTTTGTAGCTACTAGTGTAAGCCcaaacaaaatatcatcTCATCTGCATGGCCAACACAGTGACTACTTGCCAAATGAGGTTGATTCGAATCCAGAAGTATTTGATGACAATATTTCACCGAAGCAAGGTGATTATAACACAAAACCAAGTtatattgataatattcaaaaattaacCAGCAgaaaaaattcattatttggtaatatttataataagAGTCCAGCTGAAATTCTGAGAAAGGAATCAGCCACACCTGATACACATTCTGTTACACCTCAATACATCACCgaaataaatgaaattacGAGTTTTAATAAGGATTTGCAATCTATATTCAATGATTTCatgaaagaggaagaaaaagacATTATATATGGGAAGCAGAATGGTGATCTATTCAATTTATTGGTTAATGGTGAAGGTAccaaaacaacaaacaaCCTTGGCGGTCAGTTACAAACTAATTTCAGtgaaatagaaaatttATCTGCCAATGGTCCTATTCATGATGCCAACAATAACTATACTTTCTATGGCTTAGATTATTTGGGGGCTGCAAATATAACTAAATCCTCACCACCTGAATCTGGATCAAATATGAAGAGATGTAAGCTATTTACAACAAAGTTGCGGATACTGTGTCACAGTGCATTAAAATTCTACGACCTGAACTGCTCAAATTCCACATTGTCCAAAAACTCCTCAGATACAATGCTTTTCTCAAAGCAAATTCTGTTACCAAGTGCTAATGAGCTTAATGAATGCATTAGCCTATTTCAAGAGAACTTTCTTTCTCATCATCCATTTATCCATCAAGATATTTTGAACCTTGATATTGACTCGTTGAGGAAGTACGTGTACGAAAACGAAGAGTTTAAATCAGAACTGGATGATTGTTGGAATATAGATTTTGACGGTAGCACAAACGTACATGACATACCTATAGGATCTAATAAGCAAGCAATGGGAATTGCTAGCTTGGTATGTTTACCGTTATTCATGGCAACTTGTGGCTCCATATATAAAAACGATAACAATTTTAAAACCATGGAACTTTATGAGGCTAGTAGAAGAGTACTGCATGTTTATctagaaacaaaaaaacaagaacAGATTAGTATACAAAAGGATCCAACAGTGTCActgataatgaaaagaaagatgcAGAATCAACAGCATCATGTTTGGTTAATTCAATCACTAATACTAAGTATTATATTTGCCTTTTTTGCGGATTATTTGGATACAATAGACACGCAATTGGTTGTGAGACAGGTTGCTGCAATATGCTCTAtcataaaatcaaatatctTGGCAGATATTACTTACTCTTCCAACCAAACATCTTCATTTGATAGTTCATTCaagtatattttatatgAGACGAAGATTAGGACCGTATTAATGGCATACAAGTTTTCACAACTACTGAcaatttattataatatggATTGTACAAGTTATTTTGATGAGCATACTGTAGAACAGTTAACAATTCCAGATGATGAATATAAGTGGCAAACACAGCGCTTATTTCAAGACAACAGTTTTATTGACGCAAACGTACCCATGACATCTTCACATTCAGCTGATAAATCTTCAGCAATTAATTTAAATCAGGGGAGTTCAAAATCCTTGCTAGAGCTTCAAAGCGGAGGTAAGTATCAAAAACAACATACTGTAAGCTTTAAACAGTTTTATGATAGTTTTGCTTTTAACAATAGAGGTCTGCATGCAATTCCTGAATACTTAGCCATTAATATGGTGCTTTATGAATACAGCATACGGAAtcattcaaaatttcatgTATTTCTAACAAGACTGGATAACAAGAAGCTAGAAGCAAATATACCAGCACCTCCGTTCTTGGCAAATGAGGAACAAATGGCTTTTAGCGGCAAGAAAgcaaaaattttaattaaaGACGCAATTGCTCTAAGGAACTACTTAATGTCAATGAAGGTTTTTAATGATGTTGATAAATCATTTGCCAACAAAATATGCAAGACAGGTCTGAAGGAAATTTTCTAtgaatttttatattctgACCAAAATAATCTATTAACACATGGATCATATAATTTGATGACCGATTTTCTTATTGCTCTTAATTTTGCCATTAAGAATCTAACAAGACTAGTAAAATACAAACGGAAAGGGAGTGATGAACTCGAATTCGATAAGAACAAATTTTCCATTTTCAATCTACAAGCTTATTACTATGATTTCTTGACTGTCATTAAATTTATCATGGACTTTGAACGGACTCCTAATTTCAAGCTGTTGAGTATCTTCACCGAACTGAGAAAATTAGCGGATTGTGTTTTTATTCCACTTCTTAATGAATTTTATTCAATAGAGTTTACTCAGTATACAGCTGTGATCCCTGAACAGTCATTTAATAATAAGAAGGCAACTGATGACTTACCTCATATACTCGAAAGACTGGAAAAAATGATTGGAAATGTACTGGTGTATTCTTTTAATGATAATTCATTTCTCAATATGTTTGATGATAAAGTTCAGAATGAATTCCAGTTTAATCCTATGTCTAATCTACAAcactttttgaaatcaCCCAAGATCAACGATAGCCAACTGATAAATTCGAATCGAGACGATGGTCAAAAGGAACATATCAACAACGGAGAACCTTTTGATGATACATCAATAAACCACACAAAATCGTCCGTTAATTTAGTATTGAGACATCAACAGCTTCAACAACAGCATGCCGAATCAACTGATAGCGATTCATCACTTCGAATGAGAACACACAAACAAGGCTTTGCTGAAAGGTATCAATTGTCAGCTAAATTTGCCAGTATTGGCAAGTGCGTCTTTAAGTTGGTAAAAGAAGATTTTTGCAATGCACATATTTTGGACAAAATGTCAAATGATTACTCAGAGCTTTGTAAACTTCTTGAAAAGGAAGTTTATAAGTTTGATCTATCTGGATTAGAGATTGATAGTAGGAAGGACAATCCTATTCATTACGATGTTAAGTTCTGA
- the AHA1 gene encoding Aha1p (CAGL0E04906g~Ortholog(s) have ATPase activator activity, chaperone binding activity, role in cellular response to heat, protein folding and cytosol localization), whose amino-acid sequence MVVHNPNNWHWVDKNCLGWAREYFQEKLVGLAAQEGDCQLSVTSVKTVDGDCEVSQRKGKVISLFDLKIVLAYDGELAGDKFEGTVSVPEVAFDSDPEDYQFVVTIFQETSKLNERVKPLIRERLVPQLRSAFQQFGPDLLTTHSSDIQVGADQVSSTFTRANQEASVPVAGASQAKAPASAQSTAKSSTQVQKPVEKATSGASASKPGTTSRVVNTSSMHLEPSFNVPAAELQRTFLDRMRLQQFSRSELRMLHSGSGSGAGGETLGEGDEYELFGGNVRTRVVSVGDSSIKLQWRLSDWTPEWFSELSIEFHESQEYHETKLKITWDKIPVGQEDRVRQNFEEYYVRAIKLTFGFGAVL is encoded by the coding sequence ATGGTGGTACACAATCCTAACAATTGGCACTGGGTCGACAAGAACTGTCTTGGCTGGGCGCGTGAGTATTTCCAGGAGAAGCTGGTGGGTCTTGCTGCTCAAGAAGGGGACTGCCAGCTGAGCGTCACGTCTGTGAAGACTGTAGACGGTGACTGTGAAGTCAGCCAGCGGAAGGGTAAAGTGATTTCGCTGTTTGACTTGAAGATCGTGCTTGCCTATGACGGTGAGCTTGCCGGTGACAAGTTCGAAGGCACCGTGAGCGTTCCTGAAGTTGCCTTCGACAGCGATCCCGAGGACTACCAGTTTGTCGTGACGATATTCCAGGAGACCAGCAAGCTGAATGAGCGGGTGAAGCCGTTGATCCGCGAGCGTCTAGTGCCTCAGCTGCGTTCTGCGTTCCAGCAGTTCGGTCCGGACCTACTCACGACACACAGCAGCGATATCCAAGTGGGTGCTGATCAAGTGAGCAGCACCTTCACCAGAGCCAACCAGGAGGCCAGTGTTCCGGTCGCGGGCGCTTCTCAGGCAAAGGCACCGGCATCTGCACAGTCTACAGCGAAGTCTTCAACGCAAGTGCAGAAGCCCGTGGAGAAGGCCACTAGCGGTGCGAGTGCGTCTAAGCCAGGCACAACTTCTAGAGTGGTGAACACCAGCTCGATGCACCTGGAACCCAGCTTCAACGTCCCTGCGGCTGAGCTGCAGCGCACATTCCTGGACAGGATGCGTCTGCAGCAGTTCAGCAGGTCGGAGTTGCGCATGCTACACTCCGGTTCCGGTTCCGGCGCTGGCGGCGAGACCCTTGGCGAAGGGGACGAATACGAGTTGTTTGGTGGCAATGTCCGGACCCGCGTAGTCTCCGTAGGCGACAGCAGCATTAAGCTGCAGTGGCGTCTGAGCGACTGGACTCCGGAGTGGTTCAGCGAGCTCTCCATTGAGTTCCACGAGAGCCAGGAGTACCACGAGACCAAGCTAAAGATCACCTGGGACAAGATCCCGGTAGGCCAGGAGGACCGTGTGCGCCAGAACTTCGAAGAGTACTACGTGCGTGCCATCAAGCTCACTTTCGGGTTCGGCGCCGTACTCTAA
- the MRF1 gene encoding Mrf1p (CAGL0E04928g~Ortholog(s) have translation release factor activity, role in mitochondrial translational termination and mitochondrial inner membrane localization) produces MWIARNNLKVLSRARIPVWRAYRFASTAASEADEEALEFQELNPLLLKRVSGVSKELAELEKQISNGYDEDVQRKYNSLMSLQDVYDRYKEQLGNYRELKEMIDVDKSLAEEAAAELHELVPNLKKTTQDLLHRLIPPHPFAEKACMLELRPGVGGSEAMIFAKDLLNMYIGYAHNKKWKHHIVSIRENEAGSGIMDAVLAIDEPGTYNILKYEAGVHRVQRIPATESKGRTHTSTAAVVVLPQLGDEGKDLDAFERSFKPEEIRIDVKRASGKGGQHVNTTESAVRLTHIPTGIMIHMQDERSQHRNKAKAFSILRSKLAELEQQQKAEKERQVRKEQVTTMDRSDKIRTYNFSQNRITDHRCGLNLYDLEGVISGERLDDVINAVRSFDDNIQAESIIETNQS; encoded by the coding sequence ATGTGGATTGCCCGTAATAATTTGAAAGTGCTGAGCAGGGCCAGGATCCCGGTGTGGAGAGCGTACAGATTCGCCAGCACAGCTGCGAGCGAGGCCGATGAGGAAGCCTTGGAGTTCCAGGAGTTGAATCCTTTGCTCTTGAAAAGAGTTAGCGGTGTCTCGAAGGAGCTCGCTGAGCTAGAGAAACAGATAAGTAACGGGTACGACGAAGATGTGCAGAGGAAATACAACTCGCTTATGTCATTACAAGACGTGTATGATCGGTACAAGGAACAGCTCGGGAATTACAGAGAGCTCAAGGAGATGATCGATGTGGACAAGAGTCTTGCTGAGGAGGCTGCTGCTGAACTCCACGAGCTGGTACCGAACCTAAAGAAGACCACACAGGACCTGCTGCATAGGCTCATCCCACCTCATCCTTTCGCGGAGAAGGCGTGCATGTTGGAACTGCGACCCGGTGTGGGTGGAAGTGAGGCCATGATATTTGCAAAAGATTTGCTGAACATGTATATAGGCTACGCGCATAACAAGAAATGGAAGCATCACATAGTTTCAATCAGGGAAAACGAGGCAGGAAGTGGTATTATGGATGCTGTACTGGCAATAGATGAACCTGGTACATATAATATCCTCAAATATGAAGCCGGAGTGCATAGAGTACAGCGTATACCTGCCACTGAAAGTAAAGGAAGAACCCATACCTCAACAGCAGCTGTTGTGGTATTGCCACAATTGGGCGATGAAGGCAAAGACCTCGATGCATTTGAGAGGTCGTTCAAGCCAGAAGAGATAAGAATTGATGTGAAAAGGGCTAGTGGGAAAGGTGGACAACACGTTAATACAACCGAATCAGCTGTTAGGCTGACTCACATTCCTACCGGCATAATGATTCATATGCAAGACGAAAGGTCCCAGCATAGAAACAAGGCGAAAGCCTTTTCCATTTTAAGATCGAAACTAGCTGAACTTgaacaacagcaaaaaGCAGAAAAGGAAAGACAGGTGAGGAAAGAGCAAGTCACAACCATGGACCGGTCCGACAAAATTAGAACTTACAATTTTTCGCAGAACAGAATAACAGACCATAGATGTGGATTGAATCTTTATGACCTTGAAGGCGTTATATCTGGGGAAAGGCTGGATGATGTGATCAACGCTGTCAGGTCATTTGACGATAATATACAAGCAGAAAGCATTATTGAAACCAATCAATCTTAA
- the ROG1 gene encoding putative lipase ROG1 (CAGL0E04950g~Ortholog(s) have acylglycerol lipase activity, role in cellular lipid metabolic process and cytosol, nucleus localization) translates to MDEIDANKDILYHYRSSVKVGEIERYLIEYILYEDDEIPDDLKLDSLYVRLKNCSPLSFRAGYLAGPFILYGDVRSNNYHHSQHIVSSADYPQFEANLQAQQVKVMELSLHNIQSKYVWILDVVSQILFTTNTNVPFEVTVGMDRKMLEENNEIECLPHLGSTSNNLIVSRLTTDDLWKLPRELAPKKDIKHLVILTHGLHSNVSADLSYLMEEIYKSQANFPNEILIVDGYFDNVCETEKGVRYLGTRLADYIIDNLYDADVKKISFVGHSLGGLVQTFAIGNLAARYPWFFDKVKPVNFITIASPMLGIVTDNPAYINLLLSFGVVGRTGKDLNLDVDLPDEKPLLYSLSGEFIRSILRKFERRTIYANAVNDGIVPLYTSGLLYLDYDAILKKLREKEENKSLSGPNNITVSDNTAFFNKNFISPLTKMLSLWAPQKFPESDPKIPKVSFFQSAASILLPPLPDINFIVNPKHRNDIIIHDKIYTEEDIKDVEKDPDSSFFNNKNIFLQALSTVTSEKTKYQELEKTIAIRWHKGLSWRKVIVALKPDAHNNIIVRRRFSNAYGWPVIDHLISEHFSGENFEMDSQKDVSITTTREDLNWIKRPDEDGLFKEGPTGMISTVGEIVESFAKKRFSNLVDATASNEESLREIKDEVTQNLDLDMVDIPNETI, encoded by the coding sequence ATGGATGAAATAGATGCTAATAAAGATATACTATATCATTATAGATCATCGGTTAAAGTGGGTGAAATAGAGCGTTATTTGATAGAATATATCTTatatgaagatgatgaaatacCAGATGATTTGAAGCTTGATTCCTTGTATGTTAGATTGAAGAATTGTAGTCCCCTATCATTTCGTGCAGGTTACTTGGCTGGTCCATTTATTTTGTATGGTGATGTGAGAAGTAATAATTACCATCATTCGCAGCATATCGTTTCATCAGCTGATTATCCGCAATTTGAGGCAAATCTACAAGCGCAACAAGTGAAGGTTATGGAGTTGTCATTACACAACATACAATCAAAATACGTGTGGATATTGGATGTAGTGAGTCAGATATTATTTACTACAAATACTAATGTACCTTTTGAGGTGACAGTTGGTATGGACAGAAAAATGTTGGAggaaaataatgaaatagaGTGTCTCCCGCATTTAGGATCAACATCGAATAATTTGATTGTTTCACGATTAACAACAGATGATCTATGGAAGCTACCAAGGGAGTTAGCTccaaaaaaagatattaagCATTTAGTAATTCTGACACATGGATTACATTCGAATGTATCTGCAGATTTATCATACTTGATGgaagaaatatataagtCACAGGCGAACTTTCCCAATGAAATATTAATTGTCGATGGTTATTTCGATAATGTTTGTGAAACAGAAAAGGGTGTACGATACTTAGGAACTAGATTGGCGGATTATATTATCGATAATCTATATGATGCAGatgtcaaaaaaatatcatttgtTGGACACAGTTTAGGTGGTTTAGTACAGACTTTTGCAATTGGTAATTTAGCAGCCAGATACCCATGGTTTTTCGATAAGGTTAAACCGGTAAATTTTATCACAATTGCTTCACCAATGTTAGGCATCGTTACTGATAATCCGGcatatattaatttattaCTGTCATTTGGGGTTGTAGGTCGTACGGGAAAGGACTTGAATCTTGATGTTGATTTACCAGATGAGAAACCCTTGCTCTATTCTCTTTCCGGGGAGTTCATCAGAAGCATCTTACGGAAATTTGAAAGGAGAACAATATACGCAAACGCCGTTAACGATGGAATAGTGCCGCTTTATACGTCAGGTTTATTATATCTTGATTATGATGCaatcttgaagaaattaagagaaaaggaagagaaTAAGAGTTTATCTGGTCCTAATAATATAACAGTCTCAGATAACACGgcttttttcaataaaaatttcataTCCCCATTAACTAAGATGTTGAGTTTATGGGCACCGCAAAAATTTCCTGAGTCTGATCCAAAAATTCCTAAAGTATCCTTTTTCCAATCTGCAGCCTCCATATTATTGCCGCCATTACCAgatatcaatttcatcgTCAACCCTAAACATAGGAATGATATAATTATTCATGACAAGATATacacagaagaagatatcaaGGATGTAGAAAAAGATCCTGATAGTAGTTTTTTTAACaataagaatatatttctgCAAGCATTGTCTACAGTAACATCGGAAAAAACTAAATACCAAGAGCTAGAGAAGACGATAGCAATAAGGTGGCACAAAGGCCTGTCATGGAGAAAAGTAATAGTCGCCTTGAAACCGGATGCTcataataatatcattgTTCGAAGGAGATTTTCTAATGCCTATGGTTGGCCTGTAATAGATCATTTAATATCTGAGCATTTTAGTGgagaaaattttgaaatggATAGTCAAAAAGATGTTTCCATTACCACTACCAGAGAGGATCTGAATTGGATTAAGAGGCCTGATGAGGACGGCCTGTTCAAAGAAGGGCCTACAGGGATGATATCGACTGTCGGTGAAATTGTAGAATCCTTTGCAAAGAAAAGGTTTTCAAATCTAGTGGATGCGACAGCTTCCAATGAGGAAAGCCTACGCGAAATTAAAGATGAAGTTACACAAAATCTTGATTTAGACATGGTTGATATCCCGAATGAAACCATATAG